One Thioclava sp. ES.031 genomic window, AGCCGATCGGCATCAAAGCGTAGGGGATCACCATCGGCGTGCCGAAGCTCGACGACACCCGCTCGCCATAGTCCCATGCCTGATAGGTCATCAGGAAGCCGCGCCACGTCATGATCCCCGCAAACGCCATCCCGGCCAGCGCGATGATCGCCTGCGTGCCCCGTTTGACGAGGGGCCGGGCGTTCTCGACGAAGAAGGTGATCCGGATATGGCTGTCCGTTCGCTGCACGTCAGCCGCCACCATGACGGCGACATAGACGATCAGGAACGTGTTGATCTCGAGCGACCAGGAAGTCGGCGCCGCGAAGATGTATCGCATCATCGCATCGTAACAGATCGTCAGAACCATGAAGACCAGCACCAGCTGACCAAGGAACCGCGTCCCGCGCACGATACGGTTGAAAATCGTCCTCACGGCGCCC contains:
- a CDS encoding TRAP transporter small permease gives rise to the protein MRTIFNRIVRGTRFLGQLVLVFMVLTICYDAMMRYIFAAPTSWSLEINTFLIVYVAVMVAADVQRTDSHIRITFFVENARPLVKRGTQAIIALAGMAFAGIMTWRGFLMTYQAWDYGERVSSSFGTPMVIPYALMPIGFGTLALQFLFDFLDATIWPDRGGDKKHQELQEV